Proteins from one Nitrospirota bacterium genomic window:
- the yajC gene encoding preprotein translocase subunit YajC, giving the protein MLGLVSTAYAAGEGGGGIASFLGPIGSFLPIILIFPIFYFLVIMPQQKQRKKHAAMIDGLKKGDKVVTSSGIIGTIVSVDKDTIVLLVATEVKLRMLRSAISEVRSEE; this is encoded by the coding sequence ATGTTAGGATTAGTTTCAACAGCTTATGCAGCAGGTGAAGGTGGAGGTGGAATAGCGTCATTCTTAGGGCCGATCGGGTCTTTTCTCCCGATCATTTTGATATTCCCAATTTTTTATTTTCTTGTTATCATGCCTCAGCAGAAACAGCGTAAAAAACATGCTGCAATGATTGATGGTCTAAAAAAGGGGGATAAAGTAGTTACCAGCTCAGGAATTATAGGAACAATAGTCAGTGTTGATAAAGACACGATAGTATTACTGGTAGCCACAGAGGTAAAGTTGAGGATGTTGAGGAGTGCGATTTCTGAGGTGAGGAGTGAGGAGTAA